A section of the Pseudomonas sp. FP453 genome encodes:
- a CDS encoding PhoH family protein yields the protein MDDHGRTPSSDQPILYVLDTNVLIHDPNALLNFEEHHVAIPMIVLEELDKLKSGHHSVAAECRQAIRLIDKTLGEASPEDVEVGVPIQRGKSGPKGLLSILMSKRSEPNSVLPENLNDNKIINQLIDLHARDKDLRVVLVTKDINMRLKARACGIAAEDYSTDQLVDDVSMLSRGYHMITGSFWDRVSKVETRQDHGRTWHQVQLIENLPAVHINEFIVDEQGFVGWIKEIQVDKLLILDLHQEPLLHQEAWGLKPRDIYQSLALYALLDPDIHLVNLTGAAGSGKTILALAAAIEQTMVTKRYRRIIATRSVQGLDQEIGFLPGTEAEKMEPWLGAITDNLEALHMDDENTHGSVDYILSKVPLQFKSLNYIRGRSFQQSLILIDECQNLTPHQMKTIITRAGAGSKVVCLGNLAQIDTPYLSATSSGLTYLTERFKDFPNGVHIALQGVPRSILAEYAESHL from the coding sequence ATGGATGATCATGGACGCACCCCTTCTTCCGACCAGCCAATCCTTTATGTGCTTGATACCAACGTATTGATCCACGATCCAAACGCACTGCTCAACTTCGAAGAACACCACGTCGCCATCCCGATGATCGTGCTTGAGGAACTCGACAAACTCAAAAGCGGGCACCACAGCGTGGCCGCCGAATGCCGCCAGGCGATCCGCCTGATCGACAAGACGCTGGGCGAAGCGTCGCCGGAAGACGTCGAGGTGGGCGTACCGATCCAGCGCGGCAAAAGCGGGCCCAAGGGCTTGCTGTCGATCCTGATGAGCAAGCGCAGCGAGCCCAACAGCGTGCTGCCGGAAAACCTCAACGACAACAAGATCATCAACCAGTTGATCGACCTGCACGCGCGTGACAAGGACCTGCGCGTGGTGCTGGTGACCAAAGACATCAATATGCGCCTCAAGGCCCGTGCGTGTGGGATCGCGGCCGAGGACTACAGCACCGACCAACTGGTCGATGACGTGTCGATGCTGTCCCGTGGCTATCACATGATTACCGGCTCGTTCTGGGACCGTGTCAGCAAGGTTGAAACCCGCCAGGACCATGGCCGCACCTGGCACCAGGTGCAGCTGATCGAAAACCTGCCGGCTGTGCATATCAATGAATTCATCGTCGATGAACAGGGCTTCGTGGGCTGGATCAAAGAGATCCAGGTCGACAAGCTGCTGATCCTCGACCTGCATCAGGAACCCCTGTTGCATCAGGAAGCCTGGGGCCTGAAACCGCGAGACATCTACCAGAGCCTGGCGCTGTACGCGCTGCTCGACCCGGACATCCACCTGGTCAACCTGACGGGCGCCGCCGGTTCCGGCAAAACCATCCTCGCCCTGGCTGCCGCGATCGAGCAGACCATGGTCACCAAACGCTATCGCCGCATCATCGCCACCCGCAGCGTGCAGGGCCTGGACCAGGAAATCGGCTTCCTGCCCGGCACCGAGGCGGAAAAAATGGAGCCGTGGCTGGGGGCGATCACCGACAACCTCGAAGCCTTGCACATGGATGACGAAAACACCCATGGCAGCGTCGACTACATCCTCAGCAAAGTGCCGTTGCAGTTCAAATCCCTCAACTACATCCGGGGTCGCAGCTTCCAGCAAAGCCTGATCTTGATCGATGAATGCCAGAACCTCACGCCGCACCAGATGAAAACCATCATCACCCGTGCCGGCGCCGGTTCCAAAGTGGTGTGCCTGGGCAACCTGGCACAGATCGACACCCCTTACCTGTCCGCGACCAGCTCCGGGCTGACTTACCTGACGGAACGCTTCAAGGACTTCCCGAACGGCGTGCATATTGCGCTGCAGGGTGTGCCTCGTTCGATTCTGGCTGAATACGCCGAGTCCCACCTCTAA
- the moaE gene encoding molybdopterin synthase catalytic subunit MoaE encodes MAIRVQVQAFDPGAEVNAMHAANVGVGAVVSFVGYVRDFNDGLDVAGMFLEHYPGMTEKALAKIAVEAEQRWPLLKLEVLHRIGALEPGEPIVFVGAASAHRQAAFDACAFVMDYLKTRAPFWKKEHTSEGPRWVEGRSSDHAAADRWK; translated from the coding sequence ATGGCCATTCGTGTTCAGGTCCAGGCGTTTGATCCCGGTGCTGAAGTCAACGCGATGCACGCGGCCAATGTAGGCGTGGGCGCGGTAGTAAGTTTTGTCGGCTACGTGCGCGACTTCAACGATGGCCTGGACGTGGCGGGGATGTTCCTGGAGCACTATCCGGGCATGACCGAAAAAGCCCTGGCCAAGATCGCCGTGGAAGCTGAGCAGCGCTGGCCATTGCTCAAGCTGGAAGTGCTGCATCGCATCGGCGCGCTGGAACCGGGTGAGCCGATAGTGTTTGTCGGAGCCGCCAGTGCCCATCGCCAGGCGGCGTTTGACGCCTGTGCCTTTGTGATGGACTACTTGAAGACGCGGGCGCCGTTCTGGAAGAAAGAGCACACCAGTGAAGGCCCGCGTTGGGTGGAAGGGCGTAGCAGCGACCATGCCGCCGCTGACCGCTGGAAGTAA
- a CDS encoding polysaccharide deacetylase family protein, translated as MRIALLLSACLLCLNVHAAPADVASLDRGTWPEKLSSPALFDVASRAEILMFAHSLLASEAQDEAALKQRLGLKIVNLAAIDDLRRQLWQRLLENYTFAQQSCEEDASFCYLVENMDDLREQAGKFEVSENSFYIGWAAPSHAFHERYLDELLRKAALFPQISSEIARFGDHERNGDEFNDRLFLLTFDGGPAPVSGNTDWLADYLRKQKMNATFFVLGSSLQTRVERSSAADVQALYQGQCVGTQGWQYRSHSHWVDWQSSITRSASLAQNLMPENYVPLFRPPYGQRRADSQGFFQSQGLQVALWDIDSQDEPGKLKADESAQRVLTLMLLWRKGVIVFHDTQDKARVALPQLLQATAQSGLGWQDCREAFR; from the coding sequence GTGCGAATAGCGCTTTTATTGTCGGCATGCCTGCTGTGCCTGAACGTCCATGCGGCGCCGGCAGATGTGGCCAGCCTGGACCGTGGCACCTGGCCCGAAAAACTCAGCAGCCCGGCGCTGTTCGACGTGGCCTCGCGCGCAGAAATCCTCATGTTCGCCCACAGCCTGCTGGCCAGCGAAGCCCAGGATGAAGCAGCCCTCAAACAGCGCCTGGGGTTGAAGATCGTCAACCTGGCCGCCATCGACGACCTTCGCCGGCAGCTCTGGCAGCGCCTGCTGGAGAACTACACCTTCGCCCAGCAGAGCTGCGAGGAGGACGCCTCGTTCTGCTACCTGGTGGAGAACATGGACGACTTGCGCGAGCAGGCCGGCAAGTTCGAGGTCAGCGAAAATTCTTTCTATATAGGGTGGGCGGCCCCCAGCCATGCGTTTCACGAACGTTATCTGGATGAACTGCTGCGCAAGGCCGCGCTGTTCCCGCAGATCAGCAGCGAAATCGCGCGTTTCGGCGACCATGAGCGCAATGGCGATGAATTCAACGACCGCCTGTTCCTGCTGACGTTTGACGGTGGCCCCGCGCCCGTCAGTGGCAACACCGATTGGCTCGCCGACTACCTGCGCAAGCAAAAGATGAACGCCACCTTCTTTGTTCTCGGCAGCAGCTTGCAAACGCGGGTGGAGCGCAGTTCCGCCGCCGATGTGCAGGCGTTGTACCAAGGCCAGTGCGTGGGAACCCAGGGCTGGCAGTACCGCTCCCACAGCCACTGGGTCGATTGGCAAAGTTCGATTACCCGCAGCGCCTCGCTGGCGCAGAACCTGATGCCGGAAAACTATGTGCCGCTGTTCCGCCCGCCGTACGGCCAGCGGCGCGCCGACAGCCAGGGTTTCTTCCAGTCCCAGGGCCTGCAGGTGGCGTTGTGGGACATCGATTCCCAGGACGAACCGGGCAAGCTCAAGGCCGATGAGTCGGCGCAGCGGGTGCTGACGCTGATGTTGCTGTGGCGCAAAGGGGTGATTGTGTTTCACGACACCCAGGACAAGGCGCGGGTCGCTTTGCCGCAGTTGCTGCAGGCGACGGCACAGAGTGGATTGGGTTGGCAGGACTGCCGTGAGGCGTTTCGCTGA
- the moaC gene encoding cyclic pyranopterin monophosphate synthase MoaC, whose protein sequence is MLTHLDSQGRAHMVDVTDKSVTFREAVAEARVRMLPETLQMIVDGAHPKGDVFAVARIAGIQAAKKTSDLIPLCHPLMLTGVKVELSADGADSVHILARCKLSGQTGVEMEALTAASVAALTIYDMCKAVDRGMTIESIRLLEKLGGKSGHFKADQA, encoded by the coding sequence GTGCTGACTCATCTCGATTCCCAAGGTCGCGCCCATATGGTCGACGTCACCGACAAGTCCGTGACGTTCCGTGAAGCGGTGGCCGAAGCCCGGGTGCGCATGTTGCCCGAGACCCTGCAAATGATTGTCGACGGCGCCCACCCCAAGGGCGACGTGTTTGCCGTGGCCCGCATCGCCGGGATCCAGGCGGCGAAAAAAACCAGTGATCTGATCCCGCTGTGCCACCCGCTGATGTTGACGGGCGTCAAGGTCGAACTGAGCGCCGATGGCGCAGACTCGGTGCACATCCTGGCGCGCTGCAAACTCTCCGGCCAGACCGGCGTGGAGATGGAAGCGCTCACCGCCGCCAGCGTCGCGGCATTGACCATCTACGACATGTGCAAGGCCGTGGACCGCGGCATGACCATCGAAAGCATCCGCCTGCTGGAAAAGCTGGGCGGCAAGAGCGGACACTTCAAGGCGGACCAGGCATGA
- the yaaA gene encoding peroxide stress protein YaaA has product MLTVISPAKTLDFETAPATERFTQPQYLDHSQVLIEQLRELSPAQISELMHVSDKIGGLNAARFGSWTPAFTPANAKQALLAFKGDVYTGLNAQTFSDADFSYAQDHLRMLSGLYGLLRPLDLMMPYRLEMGTKLANARGKDLYAFWGTRISEWLNEALAEQGDDVLLNLASNEYFSAVKRTALNARIINTEFKDLKNGQYKIISFYAKKARGMMSRFVIEERISDPARLKEFDVQGYRFNAEQSKPDKLVFLRDHAPE; this is encoded by the coding sequence ATGCTGACGGTGATTTCCCCCGCCAAGACCCTCGATTTCGAGACCGCGCCTGCCACCGAGCGCTTTACCCAGCCGCAGTACCTGGACCATTCCCAGGTACTGATCGAGCAACTGCGCGAACTCAGCCCGGCGCAGATCAGCGAGCTGATGCATGTCTCCGACAAGATCGGCGGCCTCAACGCCGCCCGCTTCGGCAGCTGGACCCCAGCGTTCACCCCGGCCAACGCCAAGCAGGCGCTGCTGGCGTTCAAGGGTGACGTGTACACCGGCCTGAATGCCCAGACTTTCAGCGACGCCGACTTCAGCTACGCCCAGGACCACCTGCGCATGCTCTCCGGCCTCTACGGCCTGCTGCGCCCCCTGGACCTGATGATGCCGTACCGCCTGGAAATGGGCACCAAGCTGGCCAACGCCCGTGGCAAGGACCTCTACGCCTTCTGGGGCACCCGAATCAGCGAATGGCTGAACGAAGCCCTGGCCGAGCAAGGTGACGATGTGCTGCTGAACCTGGCGTCCAACGAGTACTTCTCGGCGGTCAAGCGCACGGCCCTGAACGCGCGGATCATCAACACCGAGTTCAAGGACTTGAAGAACGGCCAGTACAAGATCATCAGCTTCTACGCCAAGAAAGCCCGGGGCATGATGAGCCGCTTTGTGATTGAAGAACGTATCAGCGACCCGGCCAGGCTCAAGGAATTCGATGTGCAGGGTTATCGCTTCAATGCGGAGCAGTCCAAGCCGGACAAACTGGTGTTTTTGCGCGATCACGCACCGGAATAA
- the moaD gene encoding molybdopterin converting factor subunit 1, with product MSINVLFFARYAEAVGFDSLEMEGDFATVDAVRLALASDPEFAVLNETSLMCARNEELCSLDEPVQAGDEVAFFPPVTGG from the coding sequence ATGAGCATCAACGTATTGTTTTTTGCGCGTTACGCGGAAGCGGTGGGCTTTGACTCGCTGGAGATGGAAGGTGATTTCGCCACCGTCGATGCGGTACGCCTCGCGCTGGCCAGTGACCCGGAGTTTGCGGTGCTCAACGAGACCAGCCTGATGTGCGCGCGCAACGAAGAGTTGTGCAGCCTCGATGAACCGGTGCAGGCGGGTGACGAAGTGGCGTTCTTTCCACCCGTGACTGGGGGCTGA